DNA from Bradyrhizobium diazoefficiens USDA 110:
GAAGCTCCCGGAAGAAATCACTCACGATCGGGGCCTGGTCGGCTGCGATGAAATCCTGAAAATCTTTGCGGCTGAAACTGCGGGCTTGGGATCGAAACTCGGGACGTGGCTCATTCAGCTGCCGCCGAAGCTCGCATTCGACGCGAAGACATTCGACAGCTTCTTCGACTTGGTCAATGGATGCAGCGATGCCATGGTCGCGATCGAGCCGCGGAATGCCACTTGGTTCACTGAGGAAGTCGAAAGCAGATTGATTGAACGACGCATCGCGCGGGTGGCAGCGGATCCCGCTAGGGTGCTGGGCTCCGGAGAGCCTGGTGGTTGGCGCGGTCTGGCCTATTTCCGTTGGCATGGGTCCCCCCGCATGTACTATTCCGACTACGACCGCCAGGCCCTTTTCTCACTGGGGCGGCGTCTCGAAAGCGCTCGCCTTTGGGGAGCCGAGACGTGGTGCATCTTCGACAATACGGCGGCTGGGGCCGCATTGGGAAATGCTCTGGAGATATCGTAGCTGTGGCGATGTTTCAGAGCCCGGGACCACGCAACCCGTTCCAGAACGACCAAAGAGCCAAATGAATCAACCGACGGGCAAGGAACAGGCTGTTTCGTAGGGACTTTCCCATGTCGGAGCTGCCGCGGCTTTCGCGAGCGCCTAGGGAGGTCGCATGAACAAGCTGGTCAGCTCCGTAGGCAGACGAGACATCGAAGATGGCGGCCTTGTTCGCGTTCGCGGAGCTCGAGAGCATAACCTCAAGGACGTCTCGGTCGAGATTCCTCGCAATGCGCTCGTGGTGTTTACCGGCGTCTCCGGATCCGGAAAGTCGTCCTTGGCTTTCGGGACGCTGTATGCAGAGGCCCAGCGTCGCTACCTCGAGTCAGTCTCCCCGTATGCCCGACGGCTTTTTCACCAGATGGCAGTGCCCGAGGTGGATTCAGTAGAGGGGTTACCACCCGCGGTGGCATTGCAGCAGCAGCGCGGCTCGCCGACCACGAGGTCGTCCGTCGGCAGTGTGACCACGTTGTCCAATCTGCTGCGTATGCTCTACTCGCGCGCCGGCGACTATCCGCGCAAGCAGCCCTTGCTTTATGCGGAGTCGTTCTCGCCGAACACGCCCGAGGGCGCCTGTCCCACCTGCCATGGCATCGGCCGGATCCATGAGGTCAGCGAACGCACGCTTGTGCCCGACGACTCCCTCACCATCCGGGAACGGGCCGTGGCGGCATGGCCGACCGCCTGGCAGGGCCAGAACCTCCGGGACATCCTGGTGACCCTTGGCTACGACGTGGACCGGCCATGGCGCGAGCTTCCGAAGCGGGATCGTGACTGGATCTTGTTCACTGATGAACAGCCGACCGTGCCGGTCTACGCCGGATACACCGCAGCCGAGACGAAGCGGGCTCTGAAGCGCAAGGAGGAGCCGAGCTACCAAGGCACCTTCACGGGAGCCCGAAAATATGTCCTGCAGACCTTCGCCACGACGCAGAGCGCAATGATGAAGCGACGGGTATCGCGGTTTCTTTCGAGCTCGGACTGCCCTGTCTGCAAGGGTAAGCGGTTGAAGCCGGAGGCTCTATCGGTCACCTTCGCCGGGATGGACATTGCTGACATCTCGCGATTGCCGCTCAAAGGCTTTAACGAACTTCTGCGATCGCATGCGCTCAGTGGGGGCGCCGCCTCCGGCGACCATCCCGAAAAGGTTTTGGTGATCCGGCGGATCGTCGAGGACATGCTCGCGCGCCTTG
Protein-coding regions in this window:
- a CDS encoding DUF72 domain-containing protein; its protein translation is MSAVAVPGSGGRGRAKAAPALRIGTAGWSIDKRYADGLPAPGSNLERYARRLNAVEINSSFRRRHKPSTYERWASSVPEEFRFSVKLPEEITHDRGLVGCDEILKIFAAETAGLGSKLGTWLIQLPPKLAFDAKTFDSFFDLVNGCSDAMVAIEPRNATWFTEEVESRLIERRIARVAADPARVLGSGEPGGWRGLAYFRWHGSPRMYYSDYDRQALFSLGRRLESARLWGAETWCIFDNTAAGAALGNALEIS